Proteins found in one Bordetella genomosp. 11 genomic segment:
- a CDS encoding RHS repeat domain-containing protein, whose amino-acid sequence MPDPDTTTPDTTPDAGGASSVATVRPEMNDDQVKDAIRKRYMDLAEDAATVLAENPPDKQTLDDFKKLLKSAPLQIDVPQEMADRFARLRDQVIEEVAPVIMPSGESGGGSGHYVVKSLDPAPAKENVAKAADPVKLFNGEFAYAIADFELNGAGQNFVFQRSYSQLVAYQGPLGFNWDHNYNLWLAVPPDALSIARSNGALGIELYTRHEIHGYWLPPDGVDAVLLAEGDSFTLRQPDGTRIRYRQHPTLGPAIHVVARIEDRHGNYLAFSYDDGRLARVEINSVHRWVDFFHDSQERIVAIADFTGRTWRYGYDDIGNLVTVTLPAIEPHRAGPTSVYDYIGTARADASLQHALTAIFDASGRPFLENEYGVQPERVDYRRVIRQRQSGGDILFDYADVIEDFNQPYDDHERPDRQTIVTERDGRQLRYLFNRFGNALYKEEYAILGGLPRLIGAHYRYNRDGNQIAAVTPMGVTTQTLLGRDWYERLHPRGEDYRPQADADLTAATRLQFGNVLAIVRRGRYLRFAPTGLAPSLWSAAALPDIFATDDADAIQKFSYEPEFNQPRAVSDARYTRSANPAFAEDAAYDHTLTRYAYTPGNGFQNLLAASILRPTPTLPDGSMGEPVAVAFSEYDANGRLLEAVNASGLRSRHTYFGAGDGPLDGLLRSTAVDPSGAALTASVDRDALGRVTRLYRPKFTPGDNRFVSETAYNALDQVTRRTSSLPVGATTTFAYDRAGNLVRTELELKDENHLPTGVFITLSRYDEEQHLLAQSIGDDTTFKLTRVVHDRAGRPCLTISPSGRLRKLRYNERSLVAATIDDYARVHAVTRNDYDADGRVVRVTNPRGYATRFTFDTFGRALRTEDALGNVTVRRFDKLGNLLVECTHGKQPDGSFLLLARRQFSYDELGRRITASANRYDDPPAVAAADLPAAFLDSGPGTLLTIQYYYDSGNNLVREIDQDGRAFVSEYDALGRPVRRVDPYGNVWRLAWDQETNLVRQDREESIQDENGTVLGTQHYAETWTYDELNRRTAHATTTAVVRQAYDSRGDVVAITDPLGNTVRNEYDVFRRLVRNRQMLSSASAGGTPQPVEIRFGWDLDDKKVSQTDALGRVTRYVYDTAGRLASTVLPDASADLAQYDAAGNMVSYHDRNGAVRYFSWDALNRNTVLHIDRSALASGVELGGASEQRVEYDGLGRMRRVANDFVDIGLRHDSLDHVLEETVSFPGVPGADPARTFAIQRRFSNTGAAELLRYPSGRALRYRRDALDRVVAIAQQQRGTDWPGDPATADDAPLAGFGYAGLSPSRLSRAGGPATDFRVDAGGRVDEVRHSVDGTPILTAQYLHDALGNVRNAVEAGQDFGTRQAFAYDSLSRLSDWRTAMPATPLDMAPLSPPAQPLPDPLPDLQAPIDARFFDLAAAQDAGSWRYDLAGNRTSSIAGGTGISYAVNELDQYTRVDTAERRYDGNGNLVQDEAWTYVYDFRNQLVTATRRSDNRTIERYYDGLGRLHAERQAGTLRLFLRDGQEAIEEYEGGQLARSIVWDPVRSDALIVSGAGRDNFPMFDARHSVRYLFDRSGKRNFYIYDPFGVPLRTMVPSDDNPFGYAGKRRIDETGKLDFVFRAYEPATGRFLQRDPKGQTDGPNFYVFVRNNPLAFADPLGLESRPEFAGVTATLGAEWMFRHPSGFTLAVPNNFDRAKIRAYRQRIRDPLDRGVGMRSPLEGLRSKTDDIRAANETLADLAEVRLRDEQGRRPPNVNLDHAVELQHVIRSGAPGADTVRPQDHRWQDASVNKSQGASARQADIRSRARGDPWDVSAGGVARERDLNKFWNRPGWRGLNRAWGAYNLAGGTYASISSLGDDIREGNWFAAGLDASGFVAGGLEIGGMLAGSNTLLAAGRWIGVPGAIISSGVIGVRIGTNLYNNYVDKENAMDAGSWVEERTGSRVLGATAAAGWAIGSAAYHAPGAAYDYAKETWTVDPDEIDWDRTLKPWKWL is encoded by the coding sequence ATGCCGGATCCGGACACCACGACGCCGGACACCACGCCGGATGCGGGAGGCGCCTCGTCGGTGGCCACGGTCCGGCCGGAGATGAATGACGATCAGGTCAAGGATGCGATCCGCAAGCGCTACATGGATTTGGCCGAGGACGCCGCCACCGTGCTGGCCGAGAACCCGCCAGACAAGCAGACGCTGGACGACTTCAAGAAACTGCTGAAATCCGCGCCGCTGCAAATCGACGTGCCGCAGGAAATGGCGGACAGGTTCGCCCGCCTGCGCGACCAGGTGATCGAGGAAGTCGCTCCGGTCATCATGCCGTCCGGCGAGAGCGGCGGCGGCAGTGGCCATTACGTGGTCAAGAGCCTGGACCCGGCCCCCGCCAAGGAAAACGTGGCAAAGGCCGCCGACCCGGTGAAGCTGTTCAACGGCGAGTTCGCCTACGCCATCGCCGATTTCGAATTGAACGGCGCCGGCCAGAACTTCGTGTTCCAGCGCAGCTATTCCCAACTCGTCGCCTACCAGGGCCCGCTGGGCTTCAATTGGGACCATAACTACAACCTGTGGCTGGCCGTACCGCCCGACGCGCTGTCCATCGCCAGATCGAACGGGGCGCTGGGCATCGAGCTGTACACGCGCCATGAGATCCATGGGTACTGGCTGCCGCCGGACGGCGTGGACGCGGTCCTGCTGGCCGAGGGCGATTCCTTCACGCTGCGCCAGCCGGACGGCACGCGCATCCGCTACCGGCAACATCCGACGCTGGGTCCGGCCATCCATGTCGTGGCACGCATCGAGGATCGCCACGGCAATTATCTGGCCTTCAGCTACGACGACGGGCGTCTCGCGCGCGTCGAGATCAACAGCGTCCACCGCTGGGTCGACTTCTTCCACGACAGCCAGGAACGCATCGTGGCCATCGCCGATTTCACCGGGCGGACCTGGCGCTACGGCTATGACGACATCGGCAATCTGGTAACGGTCACCCTGCCGGCGATCGAACCGCATCGCGCCGGCCCGACATCGGTCTACGACTACATCGGGACAGCCCGCGCCGACGCGAGCCTGCAGCACGCCTTGACGGCGATCTTCGACGCCAGCGGCCGGCCGTTCCTGGAGAACGAGTACGGCGTCCAGCCGGAGCGCGTGGACTACCGCCGCGTGATCCGCCAGCGGCAAAGCGGCGGCGACATCCTGTTCGACTACGCCGACGTGATCGAGGACTTCAATCAGCCCTACGACGATCACGAGAGACCGGACCGGCAAACCATCGTGACCGAGCGCGATGGCCGCCAGTTGCGCTACCTGTTCAACCGCTTCGGCAACGCCCTTTACAAGGAGGAGTACGCCATTCTCGGCGGCCTGCCGAGACTGATCGGCGCGCACTACCGCTACAACCGCGACGGCAACCAGATCGCCGCCGTCACACCGATGGGCGTGACCACCCAGACGCTGTTAGGACGCGACTGGTACGAGCGCCTGCATCCGCGCGGCGAAGACTACCGCCCGCAGGCCGATGCCGATCTCACGGCCGCGACACGCCTGCAATTCGGCAACGTCCTGGCCATCGTCAGGCGGGGACGCTATCTGCGCTTCGCGCCCACCGGGCTGGCGCCCAGCCTGTGGTCGGCCGCCGCGCTGCCCGATATCTTCGCCACCGACGATGCGGACGCCATCCAGAAGTTCTCCTATGAGCCGGAGTTCAACCAACCGCGGGCCGTCTCCGACGCGCGCTACACCCGCAGTGCCAACCCTGCCTTCGCCGAGGACGCCGCCTACGACCACACCCTGACCCGCTATGCCTACACGCCGGGCAATGGATTCCAGAACCTGTTGGCCGCATCCATCCTGCGCCCCACGCCCACGCTGCCCGACGGATCCATGGGCGAGCCTGTCGCGGTCGCCTTCAGCGAATACGACGCCAACGGCCGCCTGCTGGAAGCCGTCAACGCGTCCGGCCTGCGTTCCCGCCACACCTATTTCGGCGCGGGCGACGGCCCGCTCGACGGCCTGCTGCGGTCCACCGCCGTCGATCCGTCCGGTGCGGCACTGACCGCGTCCGTGGACCGCGACGCCCTGGGCCGGGTCACGCGGCTCTACCGGCCGAAGTTCACGCCGGGAGATAACCGCTTCGTATCCGAAACAGCCTACAACGCGCTGGATCAGGTGACGCGCCGTACCAGCTCGCTGCCGGTTGGCGCCACCACGACCTTCGCCTACGATCGCGCCGGCAACCTCGTGCGCACGGAACTCGAGCTGAAGGACGAGAACCATCTGCCCACGGGCGTCTTCATCACGCTAAGCCGCTACGACGAGGAGCAGCATCTGCTTGCCCAGTCGATCGGCGACGACACGACATTCAAGCTGACCCGCGTCGTACACGACCGCGCGGGGCGGCCCTGCCTGACGATCTCGCCATCGGGCCGCCTGCGCAAGCTAAGGTACAACGAGCGATCGCTGGTGGCCGCGACCATCGACGACTACGCGCGCGTCCACGCCGTCACCCGCAACGACTACGATGCCGATGGACGCGTGGTGCGGGTGACCAATCCGCGCGGTTATGCGACGCGCTTTACCTTCGACACATTCGGCCGGGCGCTGCGGACCGAGGACGCGCTGGGAAACGTCACCGTGCGGCGGTTCGACAAGCTGGGGAATCTTCTGGTCGAATGCACGCACGGCAAGCAGCCCGACGGTAGTTTCCTGCTGCTGGCCCGGCGCCAGTTCAGCTATGACGAACTGGGGCGGCGCATCACCGCGTCCGCCAACCGCTACGACGACCCGCCGGCCGTGGCGGCGGCCGACCTGCCGGCGGCCTTCCTGGACAGCGGGCCGGGCACGCTGCTTACGATCCAGTACTACTACGACAGCGGCAATAACCTGGTCCGCGAGATCGACCAGGACGGCCGCGCCTTCGTGTCGGAGTACGACGCCCTGGGACGCCCCGTGCGTCGCGTCGATCCGTACGGCAACGTGTGGCGCCTGGCCTGGGACCAGGAGACCAATCTCGTGCGCCAGGATCGCGAGGAGTCGATCCAGGACGAGAACGGCACCGTGCTGGGCACGCAGCACTACGCCGAGACCTGGACCTACGACGAGCTCAACCGCCGGACTGCCCATGCGACGACAACCGCGGTCGTGCGCCAGGCCTACGATAGCCGTGGCGATGTGGTGGCGATCACCGACCCGCTGGGCAACACGGTGCGCAACGAGTACGACGTGTTCCGCCGGCTGGTACGCAACCGGCAGATGCTGTCGTCCGCCTCGGCCGGCGGCACGCCGCAGCCGGTGGAGATACGCTTTGGCTGGGACCTGGACGACAAGAAGGTCTCGCAAACGGACGCGCTGGGTCGCGTCACGCGCTACGTCTACGATACGGCGGGACGACTGGCCTCCACCGTCCTGCCGGATGCAAGCGCGGATCTCGCGCAGTACGACGCCGCCGGCAATATGGTTTCCTATCACGATCGCAACGGCGCGGTCCGCTATTTTTCCTGGGACGCGCTGAACCGCAATACCGTGCTGCACATCGACCGCTCGGCACTCGCCTCCGGCGTCGAGCTGGGCGGCGCCAGCGAACAGCGCGTGGAATACGATGGGCTGGGCCGGATGCGCCGCGTCGCCAACGACTTCGTCGACATCGGCCTGCGCCATGACTCCCTGGACCATGTCCTTGAAGAGACCGTCAGCTTCCCGGGAGTGCCGGGCGCCGATCCGGCCCGGACCTTCGCGATCCAACGCCGGTTCTCCAACACCGGGGCGGCCGAGCTGTTGCGCTATCCCTCCGGCCGCGCGCTGCGCTATCGACGCGACGCCCTGGACCGCGTCGTCGCCATCGCGCAACAACAACGCGGCACGGATTGGCCGGGGGACCCCGCGACCGCGGACGACGCGCCGCTGGCCGGTTTCGGATATGCCGGCCTCAGCCCCTCCCGGCTGTCCCGCGCCGGCGGCCCCGCCACCGATTTCCGCGTCGATGCCGGTGGGCGTGTCGACGAGGTCCGCCACTCGGTCGATGGCACGCCCATACTGACCGCGCAATACCTGCACGACGCGCTGGGCAATGTACGCAACGCGGTCGAGGCCGGCCAGGACTTCGGCACGCGGCAGGCGTTCGCCTACGACAGCTTGTCGCGCCTGTCCGACTGGCGTACCGCCATGCCCGCCACGCCGCTGGATATGGCCCCGTTGTCGCCGCCCGCGCAGCCCTTGCCGGACCCGCTGCCCGACCTGCAGGCGCCGATCGATGCGCGCTTTTTCGATTTGGCCGCGGCGCAGGATGCCGGCAGCTGGCGCTACGACCTGGCGGGGAACCGGACCAGCAGCATCGCGGGCGGCACCGGCATCAGCTACGCCGTCAACGAGCTGGACCAGTACACGCGGGTCGACACCGCCGAACGGCGCTACGACGGCAACGGGAACCTGGTCCAGGACGAGGCCTGGACCTACGTCTACGACTTTCGAAATCAGCTCGTCACGGCCACCCGCCGGTCGGACAACCGCACGATCGAGCGCTACTACGACGGGCTGGGGCGCCTGCACGCGGAGCGACAGGCCGGTACGCTGCGCCTTTTCCTTCGCGACGGCCAGGAAGCGATCGAGGAGTACGAAGGCGGCCAGCTTGCCCGCAGCATCGTATGGGACCCTGTCCGTTCCGACGCGCTGATCGTCTCCGGTGCCGGCCGCGACAACTTCCCGATGTTCGATGCGCGGCACTCGGTGCGTTACCTGTTCGATCGGTCGGGCAAACGCAACTTCTACATCTACGATCCGTTTGGCGTGCCGTTGCGGACAATGGTTCCCAGCGACGACAATCCGTTCGGCTACGCCGGCAAGCGACGCATAGACGAGACCGGCAAACTGGATTTCGTATTCCGCGCCTACGAGCCCGCGACCGGCCGCTTCCTGCAACGCGACCCCAAGGGCCAGACCGATGGCCCCAACTTCTACGTCTTCGTGCGCAACAACCCCTTGGCGTTCGCCGACCCGCTGGGCCTGGAAAGCCGGCCCGAATTCGCCGGCGTCACCGCCACGCTGGGGGCCGAGTGGATGTTCCGCCATCCGTCGGGCTTCACGCTCGCCGTGCCCAACAACTTCGACCGCGCCAAGATCCGCGCCTACAGGCAGCGCATCCGCGACCCGCTGGATCGCGGCGTCGGCATGCGTTCGCCGCTGGAAGGCTTGAGAAGCAAAACGGACGATATCCGCGCGGCCAACGAAACGTTGGCGGACCTGGCCGAAGTGCGCCTGCGCGACGAACAGGGCCGGCGTCCGCCCAACGTCAACCTCGACCATGCCGTCGAGCTTCAGCATGTCATTCGCAGCGGCGCGCCCGGCGCGGACACCGTGCGCCCGCAGGATCATCGCTGGCAGGACGCCAGCGTGAACAAATCCCAGGGCGCCAGCGCGCGGCAGGCCGATATCCGCTCGCGCGCGCGCGGCGATCCCTGGGACGTATCCGCCGGCGGCGTCGCCCGCGAACGCGACCTGAACAAGTTCTGGAACCGCCCCGGCTGGCGCGGGCTGAACCGCGCCTGGGGCGCCTACAACCTGGCCGGCGGCACCTACGCGTCGATCTCGTCGCTGGGCGACGACATCCGCGAGGGCAATTGGTTTGCCGCGGGCCTGGACGCCAGCGGCTTCGTCGCCGGCGGCCTGGAAATCGGCGGCATGCTGGCCGGCTCCAATACCCTGCTGGCCGCGGGCCGCTGGATCGGCGTGCCCGGCGCGATCATCAGCTCCGGCGTGATCGGCGTTCGTATCGGCACCAATCTCTACAACAACTACGTCGACAAGGAAAACGCCATGGACGCGGGCTCCTGGGTAGAGGAGCGCACCGGCTCGCGGGTGCTGGGCGCCACCGCCGCCGCCGGCTGGGCCATCGGCAGCGCGGCCTATCACGCGCCGGGAGCGGCCTACGACTATGCGAAGGAAACCTGGACGGTGGACCCCGACGAGATCGATTGGGACCGCACGCTCAAACCGTGGAAATGGCTGTAG
- a CDS encoding YSC84-related protein, translating to MIAHLSRTLPLALLLFLAACTSTSNTSNSDPELEAKSRSALQQLLDTEPRAPALRKEAKAILVFPDVLKAGFIVGAQGGKGVMFDRNGKVIGYYRATALSFGMQAGAQGFSEALFLMTDDAIRYVNSTGEWSIGVGPTVVVMEAGAAKSVTTTTMKSDVYAFIYGQQGLMAGIGIQGQRIRRLDQ from the coding sequence ATGATCGCGCATCTCTCGCGGACTCTCCCGCTGGCATTGCTGCTGTTTCTGGCAGCCTGTACGTCAACATCAAACACCTCCAACAGCGATCCCGAGCTGGAAGCGAAATCGCGAAGCGCGCTGCAGCAGTTGCTCGACACGGAACCCAGGGCGCCGGCACTCCGGAAAGAAGCCAAGGCCATCCTCGTCTTCCCCGACGTTTTGAAAGCGGGCTTTATCGTGGGCGCCCAGGGCGGCAAGGGCGTCATGTTCGACCGCAACGGCAAAGTGATCGGCTACTACAGGGCCACCGCGCTTTCGTTCGGCATGCAGGCCGGCGCGCAAGGGTTCTCCGAAGCCCTGTTCCTGATGACCGACGACGCCATACGCTACGTCAATTCCACGGGAGAATGGTCGATCGGTGTAGGCCCGACCGTGGTGGTCATGGAAGCGGGCGCCGCCAAATCCGTGACGACCACGACGATGAAGTCGGATGTCTACGCGTTCATCTACGGGCAGCAGGGCTTGATGGCCGGCATCGGCATACAGGGCCAGCGGATCCGCAGACTCGATCAGTGA
- a CDS encoding HAD family hydrolase, with the protein MKFEAVLFDCDGVLVDSERISTGVLSDMLQELGLPVSHDETLRRFVGKTMKDELAWISRASGQAVGADWLAEFWRRRNEALRKHVQAIPHVLETVKLLHQRLDGRIACASGADRDKLELQLNKTGLMPYFQGRTFSGYEMARSKPSPDVYLAAAAALKTDPAACVVIEDSVTGVTAGLAAGATVLGYSPGGPAHSPPDALLGSGAIAVFADMARLPALLGVDR; encoded by the coding sequence ATGAAATTCGAGGCGGTGTTATTCGACTGCGATGGCGTGCTGGTCGACAGCGAACGCATCTCCACCGGCGTCCTGAGCGACATGCTGCAAGAGCTCGGTCTACCCGTGTCGCACGACGAGACGCTGCGCCGCTTCGTCGGCAAGACGATGAAAGACGAGCTGGCGTGGATCAGCCGGGCTTCGGGACAGGCCGTCGGCGCGGACTGGCTGGCGGAATTCTGGCGCCGCCGCAACGAAGCCCTGCGCAAGCATGTGCAAGCCATTCCGCACGTGCTCGAAACCGTAAAGCTGCTTCACCAGCGCCTGGATGGCCGCATCGCCTGTGCCTCCGGGGCCGACCGCGACAAGCTGGAGTTGCAGTTGAACAAAACGGGCCTGATGCCCTACTTCCAGGGCAGGACTTTCAGCGGCTATGAAATGGCCCGCTCGAAGCCCAGCCCCGACGTGTACCTGGCCGCGGCGGCGGCGCTGAAGACGGATCCCGCCGCCTGCGTCGTGATCGAGGACAGCGTGACCGGCGTCACCGCCGGCCTGGCGGCCGGCGCGACCGTACTGGGCTACAGCCCCGGCGGCCCCGCGCACAGCCCGCCCGATGCGCTGCTGGGCAGCGGCGCCATCGCCGTCTTCGCCGATATGGCCAGACTTCCCGCGCTGCTCGGCGTGGACCGTTGA
- a CDS encoding bifunctional helix-turn-helix transcriptional regulator/GNAT family N-acetyltransferase, which produces MADTAVDQRVAAVRGFNRFYTRQIGVLHEHLLESEFSLTEVRILYELAHRDGLTTSDLVKELGLNAGYLSRVISGFEKRGLVAKTRSATDARASDLALTGKGRATFAPLNDASRREVIAMLERLPEPAQHELVDAMARIQAVLGNPSPGYILRDPQPGDMGWVVQSQAVLYAREFGWNSEYEALVAEIVAKFVREFDPACERCWIAEKDGRPVGSVFVVRQDEDTAKLRLLAVDPSARGLGIGHRLVDECLRFARRTGYSKMMLWTNSVLADARRIYESAGFRLVEEEPHHSFGKDLIGQIWARDL; this is translated from the coding sequence ATGGCGGATACGGCAGTCGACCAACGCGTCGCCGCGGTGCGCGGCTTCAATCGTTTCTACACGCGCCAGATCGGCGTGCTGCACGAACATTTGCTGGAAAGCGAATTTTCGCTGACGGAGGTCCGCATCCTGTACGAGCTGGCGCACCGCGACGGCTTGACCACCTCGGATCTCGTCAAGGAGCTGGGGCTGAACGCCGGCTACCTCAGCAGGGTGATCTCGGGATTCGAAAAGCGGGGGCTGGTGGCGAAGACGCGTTCGGCCACCGACGCGCGCGCGTCCGATCTGGCGCTGACCGGGAAAGGGCGCGCGACCTTCGCGCCCTTGAACGACGCCTCGCGGCGCGAGGTGATCGCCATGCTGGAACGCCTGCCCGAGCCGGCCCAGCATGAATTGGTCGATGCGATGGCGCGGATCCAGGCGGTCCTGGGCAATCCCAGCCCTGGCTATATCCTGCGCGATCCCCAGCCCGGGGACATGGGGTGGGTGGTCCAGAGCCAGGCAGTCCTGTATGCGCGCGAATTCGGCTGGAATTCGGAGTACGAGGCGCTGGTCGCCGAGATCGTGGCCAAGTTCGTGCGGGAATTCGACCCGGCTTGCGAGCGATGCTGGATCGCCGAGAAGGACGGCCGCCCCGTGGGCTCGGTGTTCGTCGTGCGCCAGGATGAAGACACCGCCAAGCTGCGCCTGCTGGCCGTCGACCCCAGCGCGCGTGGGCTGGGCATCGGCCACCGCCTGGTGGACGAGTGCCTGCGGTTTGCCCGCCGTACCGGCTACAGCAAGATGATGCTGTGGACCAATAGCGTGCTGGCGGACGCGCGCAGGATCTACGAAAGCGCGGGCTTCCGGCTGGTCGAGGAAGAACCGCACCACAGCTTTGGAAAAGACCTGATCGGGCAGATCTGGGCGCGGGATCTGTAA
- a CDS encoding MFS transporter — MQPTPRSSYPLDWLNFFIADVRDGLGPYLAIYLLAVHQWRPDRIGLVMTVSGLAALLAQTPAGAFVDRTANKRRLIIGAAVAVTVASLAILGSAGFSWVLLTQSLAGIASSIFAPAIAGITLGLCGAGAFTGRIARNESFNHAGNAFAALLAGGLAYLWGPAAVFYLMAAMALASIAAALAIPARIDVKLASGMLANPGPAHAAPVPLGQVLRNRSLLILAVSCALFHLANAAMLPLVGQKLALANPRLATPLTAACIVAAQFVMIPAALAVGRHADRIGRKPLMLIGFAILPLRGILYTFSDDSAWLVGVQLLDGVGAGIFGAALPLMVLDLTQGTGRFNASLAAVTTLFGIGAALSAGLAGVIVQHAGYSAAFLALAGIATLALVGLLALPETRRPTAPIAAPTQPAA; from the coding sequence TTGCAGCCAACCCCGCGCTCGTCGTATCCCCTGGATTGGCTGAACTTCTTCATCGCCGATGTACGTGACGGGCTGGGCCCCTATCTCGCGATCTATTTGCTGGCTGTGCACCAGTGGCGGCCCGACCGCATAGGTCTTGTCATGACGGTATCCGGGCTGGCGGCGCTGCTGGCGCAGACGCCGGCCGGCGCGTTCGTCGATCGCACGGCCAACAAACGCCGCCTGATCATCGGCGCCGCGGTCGCCGTAACGGTCGCGTCCCTGGCCATTCTCGGCAGTGCCGGATTTTCGTGGGTGTTACTGACCCAATCCCTGGCTGGCATCGCCTCGTCCATCTTCGCCCCGGCGATCGCGGGCATCACGCTGGGGCTATGCGGGGCCGGCGCTTTCACCGGGCGCATCGCGCGCAACGAATCCTTCAATCACGCGGGCAACGCCTTCGCGGCCCTGTTGGCGGGGGGGCTGGCGTATCTATGGGGGCCTGCCGCCGTCTTCTATCTTATGGCCGCGATGGCATTGGCCAGCATCGCGGCCGCGCTGGCCATACCGGCGCGCATCGACGTGAAGCTGGCCAGCGGAATGCTCGCGAACCCGGGGCCGGCGCACGCCGCGCCCGTGCCGCTCGGCCAGGTACTGCGCAATCGTTCGCTCCTGATCCTTGCCGTCAGCTGCGCCCTGTTTCACCTGGCCAATGCGGCCATGCTGCCCCTGGTGGGGCAGAAGCTCGCGCTCGCGAACCCCAGGCTTGCCACCCCGCTTACCGCGGCGTGCATCGTGGCGGCACAGTTCGTCATGATCCCGGCCGCATTGGCGGTCGGACGCCATGCCGACCGGATAGGCCGCAAGCCCTTGATGCTGATCGGGTTCGCCATCCTGCCGCTGCGCGGCATCCTTTACACGTTTTCCGACGACTCGGCCTGGCTGGTCGGCGTCCAGCTGCTCGATGGCGTCGGCGCCGGCATCTTTGGCGCGGCGCTTCCCTTGATGGTGCTGGACCTGACACAAGGGACCGGCCGATTCAATGCGAGCCTCGCGGCCGTCACCACCCTGTTCGGCATCGGCGCCGCGCTGAGCGCCGGGCTGGCGGGCGTGATCGTGCAGCATGCCGGCTACAGCGCTGCCTTTCTCGCATTGGCGGGCATTGCCACGCTGGCGCTCGTCGGCCTGCTGGCGCTGCCCGAAACCCGCCGGCCAACCGCCCCCATCGCAGCGCCGACGCAGCCGGCCGCCTAG
- a CDS encoding LysR family transcriptional regulator translates to MDQLSAMRAFARVVEAGSFTRAADSLDMPNATMSKLVQELEAHLGVKLLQRTTRKVTVTPEGQDYYAKATRILNDLADIDASFNATRGTPRGNLRVDVGGLTARDVLIPLLPDFMSRYPDIRIELGVADRAVDLVGDNVDCVIRGGPLANSSLVARHIGDAMMVTCAAPAYLKQFGVPAYPRELENGHRLIAYVSPQNGRAMPFRFQKAGEQIDIKIAHRIGINESNAHFAAGIAGLGIIQTFASSARPAIEAGLLVEVLGGWQPPPYPFHVVYPQNRYVTHRLRVFIEWLLAVFPDKVRGTSPERRARIRSRS, encoded by the coding sequence ATGGATCAGTTATCCGCAATGCGGGCATTCGCCCGCGTGGTGGAAGCGGGCAGCTTTACGCGGGCCGCCGATTCGCTGGATATGCCGAATGCGACCATGAGCAAGCTGGTACAGGAGCTCGAGGCGCATCTGGGCGTCAAGCTGTTGCAGCGGACCACGCGCAAAGTCACGGTCACGCCGGAAGGCCAGGACTACTACGCGAAGGCCACCCGCATCCTGAACGACCTGGCGGACATCGACGCATCCTTCAATGCCACGCGAGGCACGCCGCGCGGCAACCTGCGCGTGGATGTGGGCGGACTCACCGCGCGCGATGTCCTGATTCCCTTGCTTCCGGACTTCATGTCGCGTTATCCGGACATCCGTATCGAACTGGGCGTGGCCGATCGCGCGGTGGATCTCGTCGGCGACAATGTCGATTGCGTGATTCGGGGCGGCCCCTTGGCCAACTCGTCGCTGGTCGCGCGCCATATCGGCGATGCCATGATGGTCACGTGTGCCGCGCCGGCGTATTTGAAGCAGTTCGGCGTTCCGGCATATCCGCGGGAACTCGAAAACGGGCATCGGCTGATCGCCTACGTCTCGCCCCAGAACGGCCGGGCCATGCCTTTCCGATTCCAGAAAGCGGGCGAACAAATCGACATCAAGATCGCGCACCGTATCGGTATCAACGAAAGCAACGCGCATTTCGCGGCGGGGATCGCGGGGCTGGGGATCATCCAGACATTCGCGTCCTCCGCCCGGCCGGCCATCGAGGCGGGGTTGCTAGTAGAGGTCCTGGGCGGCTGGCAGCCTCCGCCCTATCCGTTCCATGTCGTCTACCCGCAGAACCGTTACGTGACACACCGGCTGCGCGTCTTCATCGAGTGGCTGCTGGCCGTTTTTCCGGACAAGGTCCGGGGAACGTCCCCGGAGCGGCGCGCAAGAATACGCAGCCGCTCCTGA